In the Ranitomeya imitator isolate aRanImi1 chromosome 2, aRanImi1.pri, whole genome shotgun sequence genome, tgtgggttctctggtgagtaaccaaatctgatttttgcttaaaacttttcccacattctgaacaggaaaaaggcttgtcccctgtgtgggttctctggtgcgtacTCAAATCTGATTTCtccttaaaacatttcccacattctgaacatgaaaaagccttctcccctgtgtgtgttctttggtgtataacaagattccaTTTCTTCTTAAAACatctgccacattctgaacatgaaaatggattctcccctgtgtgggttctctggtgagtaaccaaagccgatttctgattaaaacatttcccacattctgaacatggaaaaggcttctcccctgtgtgggttctctggtgagtaaccaaatatgatttctgattaaaacatttcatacattctgaacatgaaaattgcttctcccctgtgtgggatctctggtgcgtaaccaaagctgatttctgataaaaacatttcccacattctgaacatgaaaacggcttttcccctgtgtgggttctctggtgcttagccaaatctgatttctgtgtaaaacatttcccacattctaaacagcaaaaaggcttctgccctgtgtgaattctctgatgcctAACCAAAGCAGGTTTttgcttaaaacatttcccacattctgaacagcaaaaaggcttctgcccagtgtgggttctctggtgcgtaaccaaaCCAGATTTTtccttaaaacatttcccacattccgaacaggaaaaaggcttctcccctgtgtgggttctctggtggataACCAAAGTCGATTTCAGATTAAAACATTttgcacattctgaacaggaaaaaggcttctcccctgtgtgggttctctggtgcgcaCTCAAATCTGCTTTCtccttaaaacatttcccacattctgaacatgaaaaagccttctcccctgtgtgggttttttggtgtataacaagattccatttctggttaaaacatttcccacattctgaacatgaaaacggcttctcccctgtgtgggttctctggtgcgtagCCAAAGCGTATTTCTGATTAAAAGATTTCatacattctgaacatggaaaaggcttctcccctgtgtgggttctctggtgcctatccaaatctgatttctgattaaaacatttcatacattctgaacatggaaaaggcttctcccctgcgtGGGTTCTCTGGTGGCAATAAAGACtacctttccggttaaaacatttcccatattctgaacatgaaaaaggcttatcccctatgtgggtcctttggtgtctaacaagatgtgatttgtgCTTAAAACATTTAACACACATGGAACAAGAAAAACTTTTCTCCACTGTGTGAATTTTTGAatgtttaagaaaagacttttgGATGGGAAAACTGTTTCcatattctgaacataaaaatggcttctttgATTTAGGAGAATTTCCATGttcaatgcttattttgtgactctgATTTTCCTTAGTTGTcgctaatgaatcagaagacaggacttgTTTCAAAATATCAGATgagagatctttgctgtgaagggatgatggtatatttggAGTAACGGCATTCACTTCATTTGTATCCACTGGGATCTCAAAATCATCTGATTTAAAGATTAAAgatgtcagctgttcctctgatctCTTGGGACAGTTATCTGCCAAGATataaaccaattattatttttgaataaaatatctttGAATGTCATTTCACATTTCTACTTAATCTGACATTTTTATAGACAGTTTATGTAAAAATACTGAATTCTTCactaagacaatgacagttcacagtctaatagaaaatctCATAGGATGAACCAGTAGAGTGTGATGTTGAaccgtttgttcattctgcctcccaaatatgaaATGAAAAGCCACAAAGAAACATTATGTTGACGAACATAATACCGATAAAAAATTCTATTCTTCTCACAAAAAaacaaagtccccactcaggtcaatCATCTGTTAGTGGaaaaacagaggtgtccacattattAGTTGCTTAAAGGCTCTTGAAaagtaacataataataataacaataattttatttctatagcaccgacatattccacagcactttatattttagaggggacttgtacagacaatggacattaagcataacaaagacaaagatcaaaacagatacctagAGAAATGAGGTTCcttctcacaagcttacaatctataaggaaaagaggagacacgaaaggtggatggtaacgattgctttcgttgttcggaacagccaaagtgtaagaatcgggtgttcatgtaatgctgcatgagccggttatcagcctaagtatgtaacagtacagacacagagagctattaaatgcataaagcatgcgagaacatgatgcgaggaacctggttatggtaaaaaattttgaatgggcaacacagggatagttaggttaatgcgttgagatggtaggccagtctgaacaaatgtgtttttagggcacgcttaaaactttgGGAATTGGCGATTAATCGTATTAACATGGGTAGTgcgttccaaagaattggcgcagcacgtgaaaagtcttggagacaagagtgggaggttctgattattgaggatgctaaccccaGGTCataagcagaacggagggcacgggtagggtggtagactgagacgagggaggagatgttggGTGGTGGTGAgccatggagggctttgtgggtgagggtaataagtttgtcctGGATTCTGCAatagatgggtaaccagtgtaatgactggcacaaggtagaggcattggtgtaacgattggtgaggaatatgatcgtggctgcagcattcaaaacagattggagaggggagagtttggtaagagggagaccgattagtagagagttacaacagTCCAGACgacaatgaataagagaaacactgTGAGGTTTTGCAGAGTTTGAAAATAAGAAAgtgttgaattctagaaatgtttttgaggtgcagatacatGGCTTCCATTAACCAATCCATCAATAACCACTCTCTCAAAGTCAAATATCCTTCTCGCTTCTGAGTCTTTCAAagtgcccaaaccacatttagcatacatgtatttggcattactatagtgagaagaacccacttaatttatggtgtgtgtgtgtgtgtgtgtgtctcctggagcacaatctgggcactatgtgttgggtaataaaatggcatattggcaattttttttctcccacatccacTGCGTGCTAATTTCCGGAAAGTGCCTGTGGAATCAAAAGGTCATTATTTCAATAGATTAATTATCTGAGTGTTAAAATTTCTAAAACGGAGTCACTTTATGGAGACTATTTTCTACTTCTCtggttttctgattttttttttcatattagggcttctgcagatGGTGTCACATCTCTTCTGAGATCTGCTCCTACGATGTCTGCTTTTGTCACCAGGCGTTTCCTTATTCACATGGCAGGCGGGGCTGGTAATGGGGTAAATGTTGGAACCTGAAGCTGTGGATGATGTAGGCTCAGTTCAGCCACTAACATTAGGGTGCCTGGCGCAAGTAGTGCAATCCAGTCTGGAAGTATGGGTGTATGTGCTGTCCAGCTAAAGTAATCTGCTCACTGATTCGGCCAATTGCATAGCACCATATTCTACAAAAGCTTGAAGCATATTGAAAGAAGCTGCTagatacagccttgttctcctTTGGTTCAGTTCTCTATGCTCAGCTCCTGGCTTGTGTATTTGTATCCTGTTGTGATCATGGCCTGTTTGCGGACTACTATTGCCTCTTCTCATTTTGTAATTTCTCAGCCTTACTGGTTCTGAACCGGCTACCTAACTATTGTTCTTTCCATTTTACACCACCAAACAGCAGGCAACACTATAGTCCAAGCCTGGAGGGTCTctatgtaagtccagatccatgtagagGTGTTAATTCGGtgatgagtaaaggtaccgtcacgcataacgatatcgttaacgatatcgttgctttttgtgacgtagcaacgatatcgttaaggaaatcgttatgtgtgacagagaccaacgatcaggcccctgctgggagatcgttggtcgctgaggaaagtccagaactttattttgtcgctggatctcccgctgacatcgctggatcggcgtgtgtgacgccgatccagcgatgtcttcactggtaaccagggtaaacatcgggttactaagcgcagggccgtgcttagtaacccgatgtttaccctggttaccagcgtaaacgttaaaaaaacaaa is a window encoding:
- the LOC138663842 gene encoding zinc finger protein 605-like isoform X1, which translates into the protein MGHRIWDSTISDPVSEDLPYKKIFLIYPSRMAMDRDKMVERILHLTLEILFSLTGEDYIVMKKTTSEHCQIPVSEGWGRPLSPIRGPPPHPLIHEDINDQKILELTYKIIELLTGEVPVRCQDVSVYFSMEEWKYLEGHKDLYKDIMMEVPQPLTSPDLSNKRTTPERCPRPLPQDCKQDPNVPQDHQGEDLTHINTIETYVRGDERCKEEIPTYDYPDNCPKRSEEQLTSLIFKSDDFEIPVDTNEVNAVTPNIPSSLHSKDLSSDILKQVLSSDSLATTKENQSHKISIEHGNSPKSKKPFLCSEYGNSFPIQKSFLKHSKIHTVEKSFSCSMCVKCFKHKSHLVRHQRTHIGDKPFSCSEYGKCFNRKGSLYCHQRTHAGEKPFPCSECMKCFNQKSDLDRHQRTHTGEKPFPCSECMKSFNQKYALATHQRTHTGEKPFSCSECGKCFNQKWNLVIHQKTHTGEKAFSCSECGKCFKEKADLSAHQRTHTGEKPFSCSECAKCFNLKSTLVIHQRTHTGEKPFSCSECGKCFKEKSGLVTHQRTHTGQKPFCCSECGKCFKQKPALVRHQRIHTGQKPFCCLECGKCFTQKSDLAKHQRTHTGEKPFSCSECGKCFYQKSALVTHQRSHTGEKQFSCSECMKCFNQKSYLVTHQRTHTGEKPFPCSECGKCFNQKSALVTHQRTHTGENPFSCSECGRCFKKKWNLVIHQRTHTGEKAFSCSECGKCFKEKSDLSTHQRTHTGDKPFSCSECGKSFKQKSDLVTHQRTHTGQKPFPCSECGKCFNKKLNLVIHQRTHTGEKAF
- the LOC138663842 gene encoding zinc finger protein 605-like isoform X2, which codes for MAMDRDKMVERILHLTLEILFSLTGEDYIVMKKTTSEHCQIPVSEGWGRPLSPIRGPPPHPLIHEDINDQKILELTYKIIELLTGEVPVRCQDVSVYFSMEEWKYLEGHKDLYKDIMMEVPQPLTSPDLSNKRTTPERCPRPLPQDCKQDPNVPQDHQGEDLTHINTIETYVRGDERCKEEIPTYDYPDNCPKRSEEQLTSLIFKSDDFEIPVDTNEVNAVTPNIPSSLHSKDLSSDILKQVLSSDSLATTKENQSHKISIEHGNSPKSKKPFLCSEYGNSFPIQKSFLKHSKIHTVEKSFSCSMCVKCFKHKSHLVRHQRTHIGDKPFSCSEYGKCFNRKGSLYCHQRTHAGEKPFPCSECMKCFNQKSDLDRHQRTHTGEKPFPCSECMKSFNQKYALATHQRTHTGEKPFSCSECGKCFNQKWNLVIHQKTHTGEKAFSCSECGKCFKEKADLSAHQRTHTGEKPFSCSECAKCFNLKSTLVIHQRTHTGEKPFSCSECGKCFKEKSGLVTHQRTHTGQKPFCCSECGKCFKQKPALVRHQRIHTGQKPFCCLECGKCFTQKSDLAKHQRTHTGEKPFSCSECGKCFYQKSALVTHQRSHTGEKQFSCSECMKCFNQKSYLVTHQRTHTGEKPFPCSECGKCFNQKSALVTHQRTHTGENPFSCSECGRCFKKKWNLVIHQRTHTGEKAFSCSECGKCFKEKSDLSTHQRTHTGDKPFSCSECGKSFKQKSDLVTHQRTHTGQKPFPCSECGKCFNKKLNLVIHQRTHTGEKAF